The following are encoded together in the Ictalurus punctatus breed USDA103 unplaced genomic scaffold, Coco_2.0 Super-Scaffold_100058, whole genome shotgun sequence genome:
- the LOC128630616 gene encoding histone H2B: MPDPAKTAPKKGSKKAVTKTAGKGGKKRRKSRKESYAIYVYKVLKQVHPDTGISSKAMGIMNSFVNDIFERIAGESSRLAHYNKRSTITSREIQTAVRLLLPGELAKHAVSEGTKAVTKYTSSK, translated from the coding sequence ATGCCCGATCCAGCCAAGACCGCGCCCAAGAAGGGatcaaagaaagccgtgaccaagacggccggcaaaggaggcaagaagcgcagaaagtccaggaaggagagctacgccatctacgtgtacaaggtcCTGAAGCAAGTGCACCCTGATACCGgcatctcatccaaggccatgggcatcatgaactccttcgtgaatgatatttttgagcgcatCGCCGGTGAGTCTTCTCGTCTGGCTCATTACAACAAGCGTTCCACTATCACCTCCAGGGAGATCCAGACCGCCGTGCGCCTGTTGCTTCCCGGCGAGCTGGCCAAGCACGCCGTGTCCGAGGGCACAAAGGCCGtcaccaagtacaccagctccaagtga